Proteins encoded within one genomic window of Flavobacterium oreochromis:
- a CDS encoding phospho-sugar mutase, with protein MHIEQAILEKVNIWLTPTFDNETQEAIKEMMTSSPKELEESFYKNLEFGTGGMRGIMGVGTNRINKYTLGKNTQGLSNYLKKCFPNEEIKVAIAYDCRTNSDTLAKVVADVFSANGIKVFLFSELRPTPELSFTVRHLACHVGIVLTASHNPPEYNGYKVYWQDGGQIVPPQDKEIIQSIEALEYADINFSSNPNLIEYIDKKIDEAFLKSTLENASFNTSSQAKENLKIVYTSLHGTSIKAIPNVLSTAGYTDVNIVEEQAVPNGNFPTVKSPNPEEPEALTLALELANKINADIVIGTDPDSDRLGVAVRDNQNSMILLNGNQTMVIMTAFLLEQWKKSNKLTGTEFIGSTIVSTPMMLDLAEAYGVECKVGLTGFKWIAKFIKDFPNQKFIGGGEESFGFMVGDAVRDKDAVGAILLVCEIAAQAKEAGKTLYQRLEELYVDFGFYKEYLISITKKGMDGATEIEAMMKNLRENPMTEINGERVVCVEDYLTSKGKDFMNGEEFEIYVPKSNVLIYYLEDGSKICARPSGTEPKIKFYFSVNCTIDSRADIPEAEKQLNTKIKNIINDMQLN; from the coding sequence ATGCACATTGAACAGGCAATTTTAGAAAAAGTAAACATTTGGTTAACACCTACTTTTGATAATGAAACTCAAGAAGCTATTAAAGAAATGATGACTTCATCTCCTAAAGAATTAGAAGAAAGTTTTTACAAAAACTTAGAATTCGGAACAGGAGGTATGCGAGGAATCATGGGAGTAGGCACCAATAGAATTAATAAATACACTCTAGGCAAAAACACTCAAGGTTTATCTAATTATTTGAAAAAATGTTTTCCTAATGAGGAAATAAAGGTAGCTATTGCTTATGATTGCCGCACCAACAGCGACACATTAGCCAAAGTCGTTGCAGATGTATTTTCAGCTAATGGAATTAAAGTCTTTTTATTTTCTGAATTAAGACCTACTCCTGAACTGTCTTTTACTGTAAGACATTTAGCATGTCACGTGGGGATTGTTTTAACAGCATCACATAATCCACCAGAATATAATGGATATAAAGTTTATTGGCAGGATGGCGGGCAAATTGTACCTCCACAAGACAAAGAAATCATCCAATCTATTGAGGCTCTGGAATACGCTGATATTAATTTTAGCTCTAATCCTAACCTTATAGAATATATAGACAAAAAAATAGATGAAGCTTTCTTAAAAAGTACTCTTGAGAACGCAAGTTTTAACACTAGCTCTCAAGCTAAAGAAAATTTAAAAATTGTTTATACTTCACTACATGGTACTTCCATAAAAGCAATACCAAATGTTTTAAGTACAGCTGGATATACAGATGTAAATATAGTAGAGGAACAAGCTGTACCCAATGGCAACTTTCCTACCGTAAAATCTCCTAATCCAGAAGAGCCAGAAGCACTCACTCTAGCTCTTGAATTAGCAAACAAAATAAATGCTGACATTGTTATTGGAACAGATCCTGACTCAGATCGTCTAGGAGTAGCAGTACGCGACAATCAAAATAGTATGATTCTTTTAAATGGAAATCAGACTATGGTGATTATGACCGCATTCTTACTAGAACAATGGAAAAAATCAAATAAATTAACAGGTACTGAATTTATTGGATCTACTATTGTTTCTACTCCTATGATGCTTGATTTAGCAGAGGCTTATGGTGTAGAATGTAAAGTAGGTCTAACAGGTTTTAAATGGATTGCTAAATTTATAAAAGATTTCCCTAATCAAAAATTCATTGGTGGCGGAGAGGAAAGTTTCGGCTTTATGGTTGGTGATGCGGTTCGTGATAAGGATGCAGTAGGGGCTATTTTATTAGTTTGTGAAATTGCAGCACAAGCTAAAGAAGCAGGCAAAACATTATATCAAAGATTAGAAGAACTTTATGTTGATTTTGGTTTTTACAAAGAATATCTTATTTCTATTACAAAGAAAGGAATGGATGGTGCTACCGAAATTGAGGCAATGATGAAAAATCTTAGAGAAAATCCAATGACTGAAATTAATGGTGAGCGCGTGGTTTGTGTAGAGGACTACCTAACCTCTAAAGGAAAGGATTTTATGAATGGTGAAGAATTTGAAATTTATGTACCTAAATCAAATGTGTTAATTTATTACTTAGAAGACGGAAGTAAGATCTGTGCCCGTCCAAGTGGAACAGAGCCTAAAATTAAATTTTATTTTAGTGTAAATTGTACTATAGACTCAAGAGCTGACATACCTGAAGCAGAAAAACAGCTAAACACTAAAATAAAAAATATCATTAACGATATGCAATTGAACTAA
- a CDS encoding glycosyltransferase family 2 protein gives MDISIIIPLLNEQESLPELTSWIERVMIQNNYSYEVLFIDDGSTDNSWLVIEQLASKNKSLKGIRFLRNYGKSQALHAGFAKAEGNVVITMDADLQDSPDEIPGLYEMIMKENFDLVSGWKKKRYDNTLTKNLPSKLFNAAARKTSGVQLNDFNCGLKAYKNTVIKNIEVFGEMHRYIPVLAKNAGFRKIGEKIVQHQARKYGESKFGIDRFVNGFLDLITIWFLGKFGKRPMHLFGLLGTLMFMIGFFSAGYIGAIKLWKLYTHQETILITNNPWFYIALTTMIIGTQLFLAGFLGEIILRTKNNEERYKIQETI, from the coding sequence GTGGATATATCAATTATAATACCCTTATTAAACGAACAAGAATCATTACCAGAGTTAACTTCATGGATTGAACGTGTAATGATCCAGAATAATTATTCATACGAAGTCCTATTTATAGATGACGGAAGTACAGATAATTCTTGGCTAGTTATAGAGCAATTAGCTTCAAAGAACAAAAGCTTAAAAGGAATCCGTTTTTTACGTAACTATGGCAAAAGTCAGGCTTTACATGCTGGTTTTGCGAAAGCAGAAGGCAATGTAGTAATTACTATGGATGCAGATTTACAAGATAGTCCTGATGAAATACCTGGACTATATGAAATGATTATGAAGGAGAATTTTGATCTAGTTTCTGGTTGGAAAAAGAAGCGATATGATAATACTCTAACAAAAAATTTACCTTCTAAACTCTTTAACGCAGCTGCTAGAAAAACTTCGGGTGTCCAGCTTAATGATTTTAATTGCGGTTTAAAGGCTTATAAAAACACAGTCATTAAAAACATAGAGGTTTTTGGTGAAATGCACCGTTATATTCCTGTATTAGCAAAAAATGCAGGTTTTAGAAAGATTGGTGAAAAAATAGTTCAACATCAAGCCCGTAAATATGGTGAATCAAAATTTGGGATCGATCGTTTTGTTAATGGCTTTTTAGACTTAATTACTATTTGGTTTTTAGGTAAATTTGGTAAAAGACCAATGCACTTATTTGGATTATTAGGCACTCTAATGTTTATGATTGGTTTTTTCTCAGCAGGTTATATAGGTGCTATTAAACTCTGGAAACTTTACACTCACCAAGAAACTATTTTAATCACTAATAATCCTTGGTTTTACATAGCTTTAACCACAATGATTATTGGAACTCAGTTATTTCTAGCTGGATTTTTAGGCGAAATCATTCTTCGCACAAAGAATAATGAAGAACGATATAAAATTCAAGAAACAATATAA
- a CDS encoding DUF4199 domain-containing protein: MNEIIKKNGVQYGVVIGLISILTTLFIYLVNINLFTSGWVTFIKYGLYLIVIILLLRKSQKDFQTGITFKETFTTYFIAITVGILMGTFFEIILFNIIDPSLKESVKEILIKETGTMLQKFGTPRSVIKESIKQLENQDQFSVGNFFKGTIFTILISAIFGLILSAFFKTKSSNQL, encoded by the coding sequence ATGAATGAAATTATTAAAAAAAATGGGGTTCAATACGGAGTAGTAATAGGACTTATTTCAATATTGACTACGCTTTTTATCTACTTAGTAAATATTAATTTATTTACTTCTGGATGGGTTACTTTTATTAAGTATGGACTTTACTTAATTGTAATCATACTACTACTAAGGAAAAGTCAAAAAGATTTTCAGACAGGTATAACATTTAAAGAAACATTTACTACATACTTTATTGCTATTACGGTTGGAATACTTATGGGTACTTTTTTCGAAATCATTTTATTTAACATTATAGATCCCTCTTTAAAGGAAAGTGTAAAGGAAATTCTGATCAAAGAAACAGGCACAATGCTTCAAAAATTTGGCACTCCAAGATCTGTTATTAAAGAATCTATTAAACAACTTGAAAATCAAGACCAGTTTTCTGTAGGCAACTTTTTTAAAGGAACTATTTTTACAATTTTAATAAGTGCAATTTTTGGCTTAATTTTGTCTGCATTTTTTAAAACAAAATCGTCAAATCAACTATAG